The following coding sequences are from one Sulfitobacter sp. HNIBRBA3233 window:
- the atpA gene encoding F0F1 ATP synthase subunit alpha: protein MGIQAAEISAILKDQIKNFGQEAEVAEVGRVLSVGDGIARVYGLDNVQAGEMVEFPGGIQGMALNLETDNVGVVIFGSDRDIKEGDVVKRTNSIVDVPIGDELLGRVVDGLGNPIDGKGPLNASKRGLAEVKAPGIIPRKSVHEPMATGLKSVDAMIPIGRGQRELIIGDRQTGKTAVALDAMLNQAQVNAAAGDDESKKMYCVYVAIGQKRSTVAQLVKKLEETGAIEYSIIVAATASEPAPMQFLAPYSATAMAEHFRDNGRHALIVYDDLSKQAVSYRQMSLLLRRPPGREAYPGDVFYLHSRLLERSAKLGDAAGNGSLTALPIIETQGGDVSAFIPTNVISITDGQIFLETELFYQGIRPAVNTGLSVSRVGSSAQTKAMSSVAGPVKLSLAQYREMAAFAQFGSDLDAATQQLLNRGARLTELMKQPQYNPLTNAEIVCVIYAGTNGYLDKVSVSDVGRFEQGLLKHLRSKNADLLEDITKNDRKVKDELEDKIKAALDAFAADFA, encoded by the coding sequence CGGTCGCGTGCTGTCCGTCGGTGACGGTATTGCGCGCGTCTACGGGCTCGACAATGTGCAGGCCGGTGAAATGGTCGAATTCCCCGGTGGTATCCAGGGCATGGCGCTGAACCTCGAAACCGACAACGTCGGTGTCGTGATCTTCGGTTCCGACCGGGACATCAAGGAAGGCGACGTCGTCAAGCGGACGAACTCCATCGTGGACGTGCCGATCGGTGACGAACTGCTGGGCCGCGTTGTTGACGGTCTGGGCAACCCCATCGACGGCAAAGGCCCGTTGAACGCTTCCAAGCGTGGCCTTGCCGAAGTGAAGGCCCCCGGCATCATCCCGCGTAAATCGGTACACGAGCCGATGGCGACCGGTCTGAAATCCGTGGACGCGATGATCCCGATCGGCCGTGGCCAGCGTGAGCTGATCATCGGCGACCGCCAGACAGGCAAGACAGCCGTCGCGCTGGACGCGATGCTGAACCAGGCGCAGGTCAACGCGGCAGCGGGCGACGACGAAAGCAAGAAGATGTACTGCGTGTACGTCGCGATCGGCCAGAAGCGGTCCACCGTGGCACAGCTGGTCAAGAAGCTCGAAGAAACCGGCGCGATCGAATATTCCATCATCGTGGCCGCCACGGCTTCCGAGCCGGCGCCGATGCAGTTCCTCGCACCTTACTCCGCCACAGCGATGGCAGAGCACTTCCGCGACAACGGCCGTCACGCGCTGATCGTTTACGATGATCTGTCCAAGCAGGCCGTTTCCTACCGCCAGATGTCGCTGCTGCTGCGCCGCCCACCGGGCCGCGAAGCCTATCCCGGCGACGTTTTCTACCTCCACTCCCGTCTGCTGGAGCGTTCGGCGAAGCTGGGCGATGCGGCCGGTAACGGCTCGCTGACCGCGCTGCCGATCATCGAAACCCAAGGTGGTGACGTTTCGGCGTTTATTCCGACCAACGTGATCTCGATCACCGACGGCCAGATCTTCCTCGAAACCGAACTGTTCTACCAGGGCATCCGCCCCGCCGTGAACACCGGTCTGTCGGTTTCGCGTGTGGGCTCCTCGGCCCAGACGAAGGCGATGTCCTCGGTTGCCGGTCCGGTGAAACTGTCGCTGGCCCAGTACCGCGAAATGGCGGCCTTTGCCCAGTTCGGTTCCGACCTCGACGCTGCGACACAGCAGCTGCTGAACCGTGGTGCGCGTCTGACCGAGCTGATGAAGCAGCCACAGTACAACCCGCTGACCAACGCTGAAATCGTCTGCGTCATCTACGCCGGCACGAACGGTTACCTCGACAAGGTGTCCGTGTCCGACGTGGGCCGCTTCGAGCAGGGGCTGCTGAAGCACCTGCGTTCGAAGAACGCCGACCTTCTCGAAGACATCACCAAAAACGACCGCAAGGTGAAGGACGAGTTGGAAGATAAAATCAAGGCGGCTCTCGACGCGTTCGCTGCTGACTTCGCTTAA